One genomic segment of Ictalurus punctatus breed USDA103 chromosome 12, Coco_2.0, whole genome shotgun sequence includes these proteins:
- the gmppab gene encoding mannose-1-phosphate guanyltransferase alpha-B: MLKAVILIGGPQKGTRFRPLSFEVPKPLFPVAGVPMLQHHIEACAKVPNMKEIILIGFYQPNEELNRFIASAQQEFKFSVRYLQEFAALGTGGGIYHFRDQILCGGPSAFFLMNADVCSEFPLQDMLHFHHQHGNSHCGIILGTTANRKQSLNYGCMVENQETNEVLHFVEKPSTFVSDIINCGIYLFTPKIFTHIGTVFQRKQEDRQLEEPPCARQLRELIRLEQDIFTMLAAQKQLYVYKTQHFWSQIKSAGSAIYASRLYLNRYNETHPERLARYQEGGPKIIGNVYIHQTANIDSTAVLGPNVSIGKGVIIGAGVRVRESIVLHGATLQDHCCVLNSIVGWDSTIGRWARVEGTPSDPNPNDPFAKIDSETLFRDGGLTPSITILGCNVNIPSEVLIRNSIVLPHKDLNRSFKNQIIL; encoded by the exons ATGTTAAAGGCAGTCATTCTGATCGGCGGTCCTCAAAAAG GAACTCGGTTCCGGCCTCTGTCATTTGAGGTACCCAAACCTCTCTTCCCCGTGGCTGGTGTGCCCATGCTCCAACACCACATTGAAGCCTGTGCCAAG GTTCCAAATATGAAGGAGATCATACTGATTGGGTTTTACCAGCCTAATGAGGAGCTGAACCGCTTCATAGCCTCTGCCCAGCAAGAGTTTAAATTCTCAGTAAG ATACCTGCAGGAGTTTGCAGCACTTGGAACAGGTGGTGGCATTTACCATTTCCGAGACCAGATCCTGTGTGGAGGACCATCTGCGTTCTTCCTTATGAATGCTGATGTTTGCTCTGAGTTTCCCCTGCAGGACATGCTCCACTTCCACCACCAGCATGGAAACTCTCACTGTGGAATTATTCTAGGCACTACG GCTAACAGGAAACAGTCTTTGAACTATGGGTGCATGGTGGAGAATCAGGAAACAAATGAG GTGCTTCATTTTGTGGAGAAACCCAGTACTTTTGTAAGTGATATTATAAACTGTGGGATCTACTTATTCACCCCAAAGATTTTCACCCACATCGGGACAGTGTTTCAGAGAAAGCAAGAAGACAGGCAGCT AGAGGAGCCTCCATGTGCTAGGCAGTTGCGAGAACTGATCCGCTTGGAGCAGGACATCTTTACAATGCTGGCAGCACAGAAACAACTGTATGTCTACAAAACGCAGCACTTCTGGAGCCAGATTAAATCAGCAGG ctcGGCAATATATGCCAGTCGTTTGTACCTGAACCGGTATAATGAGACACATCCAGAAAGACTGGCCAGATACCAAGAAGGAGGCCCTAAAATAatag GGAACGTATACATCCATCAGACAGCTAATATTGACTCCACAGCTGTT CTGGGTCCTAACGTCTCGATAGGGAAAGGTGTAATAATCGGTGCAGGAGTTCGAGTGAGAGAATCAATTGTCTTACATGGCGCTACACTGCAG GATCACTGCTGTGTGCTTAACAGCATCGTAGGCTGGGACAGTACAATCGGAAGGTGGGCGAGAGTGGAGGGGACGCCGAGTGACCCCAACCCCAATGACCCCTTCGCTAAAATTGACAGCGAGACACTGTTCAGAGATGGAGGTTTGACACCGTCTATTACAATACTGG GGTGCAATGTGAATATTCCATCCGAAGTCCTCATTCGAAACTCGATTGTACTTCCTCACAAGGATCTAAACAGGAGCTTCAAGAACCAGATCATCCTCTAG